A part of Curtobacterium sp. MCLR17_036 genomic DNA contains:
- a CDS encoding manganese catalase family protein, whose translation MYFHAQTWINEIADGEPDPAAANALQEGLGGQFGEMRTMMQYLFQAMNFRGPAAKPYRDLIQGVGTEEISHVELIGTTISRLLDGSPEYSGKLTDPLDTPGAKGATPLSIALDTSNIHHYLVGAQGALPVDSAGNPWSGSYVYNSGNLPLDLLYNLMLESTGRLQKCRIYEMTDNPTARGTIAYLIVRDQAHENAYAKALETLGVDWKTLLPIPKTNAEQFPEVKQLVDLGLQSKQYSFDLDGASEAGKIFRGASPSKDGTDLSATEQAPTGSPSFIAPERLEEFSPGLDADLLALIQQTAELELDEAEDPLYGPVA comes from the coding sequence ATGTACTTCCACGCACAGACCTGGATCAACGAGATCGCCGACGGCGAGCCCGACCCCGCAGCGGCGAACGCCCTGCAGGAGGGACTCGGCGGCCAGTTCGGCGAGATGCGCACGATGATGCAGTACCTCTTCCAGGCGATGAACTTCCGCGGTCCGGCCGCGAAGCCGTACCGCGACCTCATCCAGGGAGTCGGGACCGAGGAGATCAGCCACGTCGAGCTCATCGGCACCACGATCTCCCGTCTGCTCGACGGGTCGCCCGAGTACTCGGGCAAGCTCACCGACCCGCTCGACACCCCCGGGGCGAAGGGCGCGACGCCGCTCTCCATCGCGCTCGACACGAGCAACATCCACCACTACCTGGTCGGAGCGCAGGGCGCCCTGCCCGTCGACTCGGCTGGCAACCCCTGGAGCGGCAGCTACGTCTACAACTCCGGCAACCTGCCGCTCGACCTGCTCTACAACCTGATGCTCGAGTCCACCGGTCGGCTGCAGAAGTGCCGGATCTACGAGATGACGGACAACCCGACCGCCCGCGGCACCATCGCGTACCTCATCGTCCGCGACCAGGCGCACGAGAACGCCTACGCGAAGGCGCTCGAGACCCTCGGGGTGGACTGGAAGACACTGCTGCCGATCCCGAAGACGAACGCCGAGCAGTTCCCGGAGGTCAAGCAGCTCGTCGACCTCGGACTGCAGAGCAAGCAGTACAGCTTCGACCTCGACGGCGCGTCCGAGGCCGGCAAGATCTTCCGCGGGGCGTCGCCGTCGAAGGACGGCACCGACCTGTCGGCCACCGAGCAGGCCCCCACCGGTTCGCCCTCGTTCATCGCGCCCGAGCGGCTCGAGGAGTTCTCGCCGGGTCTCGACGCCGACCTGCTGGCACTCATCCAGCAGACCGCCGAACTCGAGCTCGACGAGGCGGAGGACCCCCTGTACGGACCCGTCGCCTGA
- a CDS encoding VOC family protein, with the protein MSTVRQVQVTFDCAEPERLARFWCEVLGYVVPPPPPGSDSWQAFDDQLPPEQRGRAFACVDPQGVGPRLFFQRVPEGKVVKNRVHLDVRVGPGLVGAERLAALDAERDRLVALGATQVRRMLADGVDESCIVMQDVEGNEFCLD; encoded by the coding sequence ATGTCCACGGTGCGACAGGTCCAGGTCACGTTCGACTGCGCGGAACCCGAGCGCCTCGCCCGCTTCTGGTGCGAGGTCCTGGGCTACGTCGTGCCGCCGCCCCCACCGGGCTCCGACTCGTGGCAGGCGTTCGACGACCAGCTGCCGCCGGAGCAGCGCGGTCGAGCGTTCGCCTGCGTCGACCCGCAGGGCGTCGGACCGCGCCTCTTCTTCCAGCGCGTCCCCGAGGGCAAGGTGGTGAAGAACCGGGTGCACCTCGACGTGCGGGTGGGGCCCGGCCTGGTCGGTGCCGAGCGCCTCGCGGCGCTCGACGCGGAGCGCGACCGCCTCGTCGCGCTCGGCGCGACGCAGGTGCGCCGCATGCTCGCCGACGGCGTCGACGAGTCCTGCATCGTCATGCAGGACGTCGAGGGCAACGAGTTCTGCCTCGACTGA
- a CDS encoding helix-turn-helix transcriptional regulator — MSEFANVLRAWRDRVTPAEVGLPSGAGRRTSGLRREELAALAGVSVDYVVRLEQGRASNPSPQMLRALSVALRLTDDERDHLYRVAGAAPPSAGTVPRHIGPGVQRIVDRLGDVPLAVFSASHDILLWNPLWAAIGGDPAEHTGLDRNLVWRHFTAGHAGVEFDAQHEEDFASDLAADLRTAVGRYPRDAALAHLVQRLRASAPEFERRWAEAKVAEHRSSRKTLTDTPVGPITVDCDVLTAPGSDLRIVVYTAVPGSEDEQRLDLLRVTGTQRLSATPA, encoded by the coding sequence ATGAGCGAGTTCGCGAACGTGCTGCGGGCCTGGCGCGACCGCGTCACCCCCGCCGAGGTGGGGCTGCCGTCCGGAGCCGGCCGCCGCACGTCCGGTCTGCGCCGCGAGGAGCTCGCCGCCCTCGCCGGGGTCAGCGTCGACTACGTCGTCCGTCTCGAGCAGGGCCGGGCCTCGAACCCCTCCCCGCAGATGCTGCGTGCGCTGTCCGTCGCGCTCCGCCTGACCGACGACGAGCGCGACCACCTGTACCGGGTCGCCGGCGCGGCTCCCCCGTCCGCCGGCACCGTGCCCCGGCACATCGGTCCCGGCGTGCAGCGCATCGTCGACCGGCTCGGCGACGTCCCGCTCGCGGTCTTCTCCGCCAGCCACGACATCCTGCTGTGGAACCCGCTGTGGGCCGCGATCGGCGGCGACCCCGCGGAGCACACCGGCCTCGACCGCAACCTGGTGTGGCGGCACTTCACCGCGGGCCACGCGGGTGTCGAGTTCGACGCCCAGCACGAGGAGGACTTCGCCAGCGACCTCGCCGCCGACCTCCGGACCGCCGTGGGCCGCTACCCGCGCGACGCTGCGCTCGCCCACCTGGTGCAGCGGCTCCGCGCCAGCGCGCCGGAGTTCGAGCGGCGCTGGGCCGAGGCGAAGGTCGCCGAGCACCGGTCGAGTCGCAAGACCCTCACGGACACGCCGGTCGGACCGATCACGGTCGACTGCGACGTGCTCACCGCCCCCGGGAGCGACCTGCGGATCGTGGTCTACACGGCCGTGCCGGGGTCGGAGGACGAGCAGCGGCTCGACCTGCTGCGCGTCACCGGCACCCAGCGACTGTCCGCGACACCGGCCTGA
- a CDS encoding SDR family NAD(P)-dependent oxidoreductase produces the protein MTTTLITGANKSLGLETARRLVEAGHTVYAGMRDLDSGDAARELGATAVQLDVTDQASVDAAIASLPALDVLVNNAGVLGASFGVDDLTPERLQDVFDVNVVGVVRVTQAALPLLRRSEQPVIVNVASGVGWPRWLTTEGRDEYPVPAVPYAASKAALIALTVQYAKNLPDFRINVSDPGYTATDFNGHGGHQTVTEGTDATVALALLGADGPTGEFHDRRGRIEY, from the coding sequence ATGACCACCACACTCATCACCGGGGCGAACAAGAGCCTCGGACTCGAGACCGCCCGACGACTCGTCGAGGCCGGCCACACCGTCTACGCCGGCATGCGCGACCTCGACAGCGGTGACGCCGCCCGGGAGCTCGGGGCCACGGCCGTGCAGCTCGACGTCACCGACCAGGCGAGCGTCGACGCCGCGATCGCCTCGCTGCCCGCGCTCGACGTGCTCGTGAACAACGCCGGGGTGCTCGGTGCGTCGTTCGGTGTCGACGACCTGACGCCCGAGCGCCTGCAGGACGTGTTCGACGTCAACGTCGTCGGCGTGGTCCGGGTGACGCAGGCCGCGCTGCCGCTGCTCCGACGCTCCGAGCAGCCCGTCATCGTGAACGTCGCGTCGGGGGTCGGCTGGCCGCGCTGGCTGACGACCGAGGGCCGCGACGAGTACCCGGTGCCGGCGGTGCCCTACGCCGCCTCGAAGGCCGCCCTCATCGCGCTCACCGTGCAGTACGCGAAGAACCTGCCGGACTTCCGGATCAACGTGAGCGACCCCGGGTACACGGCCACCGACTTCAACGGGCACGGCGGCCACCAGACCGTCACCGAGGGGACGGACGCGACCGTCGCGCTCGCACTCCTCGGCGCCGACGGGCCGACCGGTGAGTTCCACGACCGGCGGGGGCGCATCGAGTACTGA
- a CDS encoding DUF808 family protein, whose product MSVGLLAVVDDILSAALKASAKTAGVVIDDAAVTPQYVQGLAPARELPVVGRIALGSLFNKFVIIIPLALLLTAFAPWVLPWLLLLGGTYLCFEGAEKVTEWFGVHHEGGASEAVSEGKLVFGAIRTDLILSTEIMLIALDGLDPDLGLWPTLGALVVIGLVMTAVVYGAVALLVKVDDVGLQMMKQPARGTRRTGARIVRAMPTVFRVISVIGTVAMLWVGGHLVIANLAETFWHGPYDVLHAVTHAIEAAGPVVVWIVDTAVSAVAGVVLGMVVVAIVLGIGRLRHKH is encoded by the coding sequence ATGTCAGTCGGATTGCTCGCCGTGGTGGACGACATCCTGTCCGCGGCCCTGAAGGCCAGCGCGAAGACCGCCGGGGTCGTCATCGACGACGCCGCCGTCACGCCGCAGTACGTGCAGGGCCTCGCCCCCGCGCGGGAGCTGCCCGTCGTCGGGCGGATCGCGCTCGGCAGCCTGTTCAACAAGTTCGTCATCATCATCCCGCTCGCGCTGCTGCTCACGGCGTTCGCACCGTGGGTGCTGCCGTGGCTCCTGCTGCTCGGGGGCACGTACCTGTGCTTCGAGGGCGCGGAGAAGGTCACCGAGTGGTTCGGCGTCCACCACGAGGGCGGCGCTTCCGAGGCGGTGTCCGAGGGCAAGCTCGTGTTCGGCGCGATCCGCACCGACCTGATCCTCAGCACCGAGATCATGCTCATCGCCCTCGACGGCCTCGACCCGGACCTCGGGCTCTGGCCGACGCTCGGTGCACTCGTCGTGATCGGTCTCGTCATGACGGCCGTCGTCTACGGCGCGGTCGCCCTGCTCGTGAAGGTCGACGACGTCGGCCTGCAGATGATGAAGCAGCCCGCCCGCGGGACCCGGCGGACCGGTGCCCGGATCGTGCGGGCGATGCCGACCGTCTTCCGGGTGATCAGCGTGATCGGCACCGTCGCGATGCTCTGGGTCGGCGGGCACCTGGTCATCGCGAACCTCGCCGAGACCTTCTGGCACGGTCCGTACGACGTGCTGCACGCCGTCACGCACGCGATCGAGGCCGCCGGCCCCGTCGTGGTCTGGATCGTCGACACCGCGGTGTCCGCGGTCGCCGGTGTCGTCCTCGGCATGGTCGTCGTGGCGATCGTCCTGGGCATCGGCCGCCTGCGCCACAAGCACTGA
- a CDS encoding arsenate reductase ArsC has product MTDRPTVLFVCVHNAGRSQMAAGWLRHLAGDRVRVFSAGSEPADRVNAVAVRAMAEAGIDIAGAQPAVLATDTVRESDVVVTMGCGDACPVFPGKRYEDWELEDPAGQPIERVRPIRDDIRARVEALVASL; this is encoded by the coding sequence ATGACCGACCGCCCCACCGTCCTGTTCGTGTGCGTCCACAACGCCGGCCGCTCGCAGATGGCCGCCGGCTGGCTGCGGCACCTCGCCGGTGACCGCGTCCGCGTGTTCTCGGCCGGCAGCGAACCGGCCGACCGGGTGAACGCCGTGGCCGTCCGGGCCATGGCCGAGGCCGGCATCGACATCGCCGGTGCGCAGCCCGCCGTGCTCGCGACCGACACCGTGCGCGAGTCGGACGTCGTCGTCACGATGGGGTGCGGGGACGCCTGCCCGGTCTTCCCCGGCAAGCGGTACGAGGACTGGGAACTCGAGGACCCGGCCGGGCAGCCGATCGAGCGCGTCCGCCCGATCCGCGACGACATCCGCGCCCGCGTGGAAGCGCTGGTCGCGTCGCTGTAG
- a CDS encoding VOC family protein, which yields MDAIAPTPYLRFAGTARQALEHWQGVFGGEVRIATFADLARADGPADAVAHGQLTGAVDLFATDTSGHEEPFAASGLLFALLGTATPDVLRRWFDGLATGGTVLDALQERPWGDWDGTVRDAFGVTWLIGFEASALR from the coding sequence ATGGACGCCATCGCACCGACGCCGTACCTCCGCTTCGCCGGCACGGCCCGGCAGGCCCTCGAGCACTGGCAGGGCGTGTTCGGCGGCGAGGTCCGGATCGCCACCTTCGCCGACCTCGCCCGCGCCGACGGTCCCGCCGACGCGGTGGCACACGGGCAGTTGACCGGCGCGGTCGACCTGTTCGCCACCGACACGAGCGGGCACGAGGAACCGTTCGCGGCGTCCGGTCTGCTCTTCGCGCTGCTCGGGACGGCCACGCCCGACGTCCTGCGCCGGTGGTTCGACGGGCTCGCCACGGGCGGCACCGTCCTCGACGCCCTGCAGGAACGCCCGTGGGGCGACTGGGACGGCACCGTGCGGGACGCGTTCGGCGTCACGTGGCTGATCGGCTTCGAGGCGTCCGCCCTGCGCTGA
- a CDS encoding TetR family transcriptional regulator has protein sequence MSDGPSGLRGITRDAVRARIAAVAVERFDTDGFENVTVEQVAAEVGISARSFHRYFPAKEDAVIGDPARHRQALADAFRARPDDEPVWSALREAFAEMLARGGEDDPETGRRSVRVMTRTASLRARNLEKHQTWADALTPLVTDRLGGTDRDLRARTLVQAALGCFDVAVTTWATDEGAGADAPAILRRAFDVLGPTR, from the coding sequence ATGAGCGACGGACCATCCGGCCTGCGTGGCATCACCCGCGACGCCGTCCGTGCCCGCATCGCGGCCGTGGCCGTGGAGCGCTTCGACACCGACGGCTTCGAGAACGTCACGGTGGAACAGGTCGCGGCCGAGGTCGGCATCTCCGCCCGGAGCTTCCACCGCTACTTCCCGGCGAAGGAGGACGCGGTCATCGGCGACCCGGCGCGGCACCGCCAGGCGCTGGCCGACGCCTTCCGCGCCCGCCCCGACGACGAACCGGTGTGGAGCGCCCTGCGCGAGGCCTTCGCCGAGATGCTCGCCCGCGGCGGTGAGGACGACCCGGAGACCGGCCGCCGCTCCGTCCGCGTGATGACACGCACCGCCTCGCTCCGCGCCCGGAACCTCGAGAAGCACCAGACCTGGGCCGATGCCCTCACCCCGCTGGTCACCGACCGCCTCGGCGGGACGGACAGGGACCTCCGTGCCCGGACCCTCGTGCAGGCGGCGCTCGGCTGCTTCGACGTCGCGGTGACCACCTGGGCGACGGACGAGGGTGCCGGAGCCGATGCCCCGGCGATCCTGCGGCGGGCCTTCGACGTGCTCGGACCGACCCGCTGA
- a CDS encoding aldo/keto reductase, with amino-acid sequence MQQRTLGRQGLTVSAIGYGAMGTTFAYGPGDDQESVAAIRQAHDLGVTHFDTAELYGWGTGERLLGSALAPIRDQVTIATKFGFTPEAYAPDSRPEHVRAVVDASLRNLGTEWIDVLYQHIHDPAVPIEDVVGVMQEFVQAGKVRYLGLSNTDAEQIRRAHLVHPISVLQTEYSVFSRESEALFPLVDELGIGLVAYSPLARGFLSGAVQPRSAYAADDLRHQLEWWAPEHFDANVGVVDGLTAIADAKGVSLSQLALAWVLAERDDVVPIPGSRNPGRVAENVAAADIRLTAEEVARIDALSRDVRGKRAMS; translated from the coding sequence ATGCAGCAGCGCACCCTCGGCCGACAGGGCCTGACCGTCAGCGCGATCGGCTACGGCGCCATGGGTACCACGTTCGCGTACGGACCAGGCGACGATCAGGAGTCCGTCGCGGCCATCCGCCAGGCGCACGACCTCGGCGTCACCCACTTCGACACCGCCGAGCTCTACGGGTGGGGGACCGGCGAGCGGTTGCTCGGCAGCGCGCTGGCCCCGATCCGCGACCAGGTGACCATCGCCACGAAGTTCGGCTTCACCCCCGAGGCCTACGCTCCGGACTCGCGTCCGGAGCACGTGCGCGCCGTGGTGGACGCGAGCCTGCGCAACCTCGGCACCGAGTGGATCGACGTGCTGTACCAGCACATCCACGACCCGGCCGTCCCGATCGAGGACGTCGTCGGCGTCATGCAGGAGTTCGTCCAGGCCGGCAAGGTGCGGTACCTCGGCCTTTCGAACACCGATGCCGAGCAGATCCGCCGTGCGCACCTCGTCCACCCGATCTCCGTGCTGCAAACCGAGTACTCGGTGTTCTCGCGGGAGTCCGAGGCGCTCTTCCCGCTCGTGGACGAGCTCGGCATCGGTCTGGTCGCCTACTCGCCGTTGGCGCGGGGGTTCCTCAGCGGTGCGGTGCAGCCACGCAGCGCCTACGCGGCCGACGACCTCCGGCACCAGCTCGAGTGGTGGGCGCCGGAGCACTTCGACGCCAACGTCGGTGTCGTCGACGGGCTCACTGCCATCGCCGACGCGAAGGGCGTGTCCCTGTCGCAGCTCGCCCTCGCCTGGGTCCTGGCGGAGCGCGACGACGTGGTGCCGATCCCCGGGTCGCGGAACCCGGGGCGCGTCGCCGAGAACGTCGCGGCCGCCGACATCCGACTGACCGCGGAGGAGGTGGCGCGCATCGACGCGCTGTCGCGCGACGTCCGCGGGAAGCGCGCGATGAGCTGA
- a CDS encoding TetR family transcriptional regulator, which yields MSSTSDRPTGRPRTIDPDAVSLVALRLFDEQGFDAVSMDDVAAAAGVSRRSLFRLFPNKAALVWGGLEEFTTRFGDALRQRPASESSPDALRAAYRIGATFPDDAVEVTRHRLRVIRANPSLERVGDAAVTSLTDEIIRFVAERDGASADDLGVAVRAHALAAAASAALTWWALNGDGRPEDVVDRALALLD from the coding sequence ATGAGCTCGACGAGCGACCGCCCGACGGGCCGCCCCCGCACGATCGACCCGGACGCCGTCTCCCTCGTGGCGCTGCGCCTGTTCGACGAGCAGGGTTTCGACGCCGTGTCGATGGACGACGTCGCGGCTGCCGCCGGCGTGAGCCGCCGGTCGCTGTTCCGGCTGTTCCCGAACAAGGCAGCGCTCGTCTGGGGCGGGCTCGAGGAGTTCACGACCCGGTTCGGTGACGCGCTCCGGCAACGGCCGGCGTCGGAGTCCTCACCGGACGCCCTGCGTGCCGCGTACCGGATCGGCGCGACCTTCCCCGACGACGCCGTCGAGGTCACCCGACACCGCCTCCGCGTCATCCGCGCGAACCCGTCGCTCGAGCGCGTCGGTGACGCTGCGGTCACGAGCCTGACCGACGAGATCATCCGGTTCGTGGCCGAGCGCGACGGCGCGTCGGCCGACGACCTCGGCGTCGCGGTGCGCGCGCACGCCCTGGCGGCCGCCGCGAGCGCGGCGCTCACCTGGTGGGCGCTGAACGGCGACGGCCGTCCGGAGGACGTCGTGGACCGCGCGCTCGCCCTGCTCGACTGA
- a CDS encoding SDR family NAD(P)-dependent oxidoreductase, whose protein sequence is MTETTAGRFAGTTIIVTGAGSGIGRATATRIANEGGRVIATDVVAERLDALRSELDGFDVETVVGDVAATETIDALIAAAGERIDGLANVAGIMDAFLPPSEVDDATWDRVFSVNVTGPMRLTRAVLPLMIAAGRGAVVNVASEAALRASASGAAYTASKHAIAGLTKSVAFFHGPQGIRANAVAPGSVATNIEAPMRSEYAASRVGPLMQAVIPPIAQPEQLAAAITWLLSDDSANVNGVVLPSDGGWSVI, encoded by the coding sequence ATGACCGAGACCACCGCCGGACGGTTCGCCGGCACGACCATCATCGTCACCGGAGCGGGCTCCGGCATCGGACGCGCCACGGCGACGCGCATCGCGAACGAGGGCGGGCGCGTGATCGCGACCGACGTCGTCGCCGAGCGGCTCGACGCCCTCCGCTCCGAACTCGACGGTTTCGACGTCGAGACCGTCGTCGGGGACGTCGCAGCGACCGAGACGATCGACGCGCTCATCGCGGCCGCGGGCGAGCGGATCGACGGGCTGGCGAACGTCGCCGGCATCATGGACGCCTTCCTGCCGCCGAGCGAGGTCGACGACGCCACCTGGGACCGCGTCTTCAGCGTCAACGTCACCGGACCGATGCGCCTCACCCGCGCCGTCCTGCCGCTCATGATCGCCGCCGGTCGCGGAGCCGTCGTGAACGTCGCATCCGAGGCGGCGCTCCGCGCGTCGGCCTCCGGTGCCGCGTACACGGCCTCGAAGCACGCGATCGCCGGCTTGACCAAGAGCGTCGCGTTCTTCCACGGACCGCAGGGCATCCGGGCCAACGCCGTCGCGCCGGGGTCGGTCGCGACGAACATCGAGGCGCCGATGCGCAGCGAGTACGCGGCCAGCCGGGTCGGTCCGCTGATGCAGGCGGTGATCCCGCCGATCGCGCAGCCGGAACAGCTCGCCGCGGCCATCACCTGGCTGCTCAGCGACGACTCGGCCAACGTGAACGGCGTCGTGCTGCCGAGCGACGGCGGGTGGTCGGTCATCTGA
- a CDS encoding nucleotidyltransferase domain-containing protein — protein MQLQTPFATVTTSVDGDVLAVLARAPGPMTIADICSLVPDRSYAGVRNSADRLVEQGVVDGHRTGRTKSFSLNREHLAADAVVAIANLRTAFLDRLRDGCEPIPLRYAAVFGSAARGEMRPQSDVDLCFVVLRGRRSEAETGIHALTERAARWSGNEVRPVVFDEDDVSAADALLGSVAREGIPLAGDGRWLVRRLRTLAG, from the coding sequence ATGCAGTTGCAAACCCCCTTCGCGACGGTGACGACCTCCGTGGACGGCGATGTGCTCGCCGTGTTGGCACGAGCGCCAGGACCGATGACGATCGCGGACATCTGCAGCCTGGTGCCGGACCGGTCGTACGCCGGGGTCCGGAACAGTGCGGATCGGTTGGTCGAGCAAGGTGTCGTCGACGGGCACCGGACCGGACGGACGAAGTCCTTCAGTCTGAACCGCGAACACCTCGCCGCTGATGCGGTCGTCGCGATCGCGAACCTCCGGACGGCTTTCCTCGACCGGCTCCGCGACGGTTGCGAGCCCATCCCACTCCGCTACGCCGCCGTCTTCGGCTCGGCTGCCCGCGGGGAGATGCGACCGCAGAGCGACGTCGACCTCTGCTTCGTCGTCCTGCGCGGCCGGCGGTCCGAGGCCGAGACCGGCATCCACGCCTTGACCGAGCGCGCTGCTCGGTGGAGCGGCAACGAGGTCCGGCCCGTCGTCTTCGATGAGGACGACGTCAGCGCGGCGGACGCCCTCTTGGGTTCCGTTGCGCGCGAGGGCATTCCCCTTGCAGGTGATGGTCGTTGGCTGGTCCGGCGACTCCGTACGCTGGCTGGATGA
- a CDS encoding TetR/AcrR family transcriptional regulator, translating into MPTTAAPPDATAPCTLRERKKQQTRQALHDAALTLVSAHGLDGVTIEQICADADVSPRTFFNYFTSKAHAALGLDSVEVPEHSAAWFEQAEGALVDDLCVLIAATVPLSQDRRRMKELLVLRPEMSSTVMQWMAESRQSLLSVVGTRTDEQTARTAVTLVMSALSEAAHRDTVRSNDELADRLRAVVREMVALAS; encoded by the coding sequence GTGCCCACCACCGCAGCACCGCCGGACGCCACCGCCCCGTGCACCCTGCGGGAGCGCAAGAAGCAGCAGACGCGTCAGGCGCTCCACGACGCGGCCCTCACGCTCGTGTCGGCGCACGGTCTCGACGGCGTCACGATCGAACAGATCTGCGCGGACGCCGACGTCTCCCCGCGCACCTTCTTCAACTACTTCACGTCGAAGGCGCACGCAGCGCTCGGCCTCGACTCGGTCGAGGTCCCGGAACACAGCGCCGCCTGGTTCGAGCAGGCCGAGGGCGCACTCGTCGACGACCTGTGCGTGCTCATCGCCGCCACCGTGCCGCTGTCACAGGACCGCCGCCGCATGAAGGAACTGCTCGTGCTGCGTCCGGAGATGTCCTCGACGGTCATGCAGTGGATGGCCGAGTCGCGGCAGTCCCTGCTCAGCGTCGTGGGCACGCGGACCGACGAGCAGACCGCCCGGACCGCCGTGACGCTCGTCATGTCGGCCCTGAGCGAAGCAGCGCACCGGGACACGGTGCGGAGCAACGACGAGCTCGCCGATCGCTTGCGTGCCGTGGTGCGCGAGATGGTGGCGCTCGCGTCCTGA